In Salinibaculum sp. SYNS191, the genomic window CTCGCTGCTCGAAGAGGGGACCGAGATACGACCGGACGGCCAGCACGCCAGCCAGTACTCGGTCGCCTTCGAGGAGGTCGTCATCGGACTCGCCGACAGCCGCGAGTTCGAGGTGGAGGTCACCCGGCAGCCACGGACCGCCGACGAACGGCTGGCCGACCTCTGGTCGGAGGTGCGCAAGGAAACATGAGTCCTCACGCAATCACAGTCCCGACGGCTATCGTGGTGATGAAGACGCTGACGCTCATCCTGGGGGGAATCATCACCTATCTCTCCTACCGGGCGTACAGTCGAACCCGCGCGCAGTCGCTGCGTTATCTCTCCATCGGCTTCGCCGTCGTCACGCTGGGCACGCTGCTCGCGGGCATCATCGACCAGCTGTTGCAGATGGAACTGCGGGTCGGCCTCCTGGTCGAGAGCGTCCTCATCACCGCCGGCTTCGCCGTCATCGTCTACTCGCTGTACGTCACGGAATGATTCTCATCGCGTAGAAACGCGCGGCGGCTTATATGTAGGCGAGCGTAGTAGTCGAAGCTAGTTATGAGTCAGGAAACGGCTGTGGTCCTCGTCGCCGCGAAGACGGCGACCGTCGCGTTCGGGGGTGCGCTGACGTTTCTCGCCCTCCGGGCGTACCGGCGAACCGGGTCGAGCGCGCTCCAGGCGCTGACCGTTGGCATCGGATTACTGACCGCAGGCGCGCTCGTCGGCGGCGCGCTCCACCAGTTCGTCGGGCTCTCGCTCGGACTGAGCGTCACCATCCAGAGCGTCTGCACCGCCGTCGGCTTCGCCATCATGACGTACTCCCTGTTCACCGACGTCCAGCAGACCGAGAGCCGGTCGCGGTCGAGTGCACGCACGGGCGACTGAAACCACCCCACAACTCCCCTGTCCGGCGGTCACCACACCCGGCCACGTCACTCTGAGCCACCCCGGGGCGTGTCGGACCAGTCCCGTCGCAGGTCCCACGACGGGTTATAAGAGGCTATCGCCCCGAGTAGCGGGTATGAAAATCTACACCGGACGGGGCGACGAGGGAATGACCGACCTGCGCAACATGGACCGCGTCTCGAAGGCCAGCGGGCGCATCGAGGCCTACGGCACCGTCGACGAGGTCAACGCGCTGGTCGGCGTGGTGCGCCCGACCGGCTACGACGACATCGACGAGAAACTCCGGCAGGTCCAGAACCACCTCCACATCGTCCAGGCCGACTTCGCGAACCCCGACCCGGACGAGGACGACCCGGTCGTCCGCGACGAACACGTCGACGCCGTCGAGGACTGGATAGACGAGTGGCAGGAGGAACTGGACCCGCTGGAGTCGTTCCTGCTGCCCAGCGGGTCCGAGCCGGGCGCGAAACTCCACCACGCGCGGGCGGTCTGTCGCCGGGCGGAGCGGCGCGCCGTCGCCTTCGCCTCGGAGGAGCCGTCGGTCAACGACGCGGCCATCGTCTACCTGAACCGCCTGTCTGACGCGCTCTTTACCGTCGCCCGGGTGGTAAACAAGCGCGAGGGCGTCCGCGAGGAGAGCCCCACGTACTGACGGAGTACGCGGCGGCTACTCCCCGGCACCGGGGAACTACTTTACTCGCAGGGCATGGACAACCCGGTAGATGCTCGTCGAGGTCGCCCTGTTCCTGCTCGGACTCGCCGGACTCGTCGTCGGTGCCGACCGGGCGGTCACCTCGGCGGGCGACCTCGCGCTGTACTACGGCGTCTCGCCGTTTTTCATCGGCGTCACGGTCATCTCCATCGGCACGTCCGTCCCCGAGATGGTCACGTCCATCTACGCCGCCTATTACGGGGCCGGTGATATCGTCGTCGGCAACATCGTCGGGTCGGAGACCGCCCAGATTACGCTGGCAATCGCTATCGTCGCCTTCATCGCCCCTGTCGTCGCCGAGCGGCGCAGCGTCCTCGTCTACGGGACGGCGATGCTGCTGGCGATGATAATCATGCTGCTCGTGCTCGAAGACGGCTTCATCGGCCGCTCCGAGGGCCTGCTGATGATGCTCGCGTACGTCCAGTTCATCTACACGCTGTACACGAACGAGGGCGGGGAGGAGATAACCGAGGAGGTCATCGAGGAGCCGCGCACGCCCCGCGAGACGCTGCCGTGGATTGCGGGTGGGCTCGTCCTCGTCGTCGTCGGCGGGCAGTTGATGGTCACCAACGGCGTCGCCATCGCGCGCATCATCGGGTTGCCGCAGTACCTCGTCGGCCTGTTGACCGGGCTCGGGACGACGATGCCGGAGATCGTCGTCGCGGGCATCGCGGCCTACGAGGGACGCAGCGGTATCTCCATCGGGTCGCTGCTCGGCAGCAACATCACCGACCCCGTCTTCTCGCTGGGCATCGGCGCCGTCTTCTTCGACGTGACGGTGGCGAACATCGACGCAATCCGGCCCTCGCTGGTCTACATGCTGGCCGTCTCTGTCGTCGTGCTGGCGCTCATGTACTGGCAACGCGGCGTTGACCGGCGCGGCGCGGTCCTCTGTCTGCTGCTGTACCTGCCCAGTTTCGCCCTCCTCTAGTCGCCGGCGCGCTCGTAGACCACGACGTCGCCGGACTCGCGCTGTCTGACTTTCCCGCGCGCTTCGAGGACGTCCAGGTGTCCGACCGCCTCGCTCAGCCCGGAGAACTGCTCGGTGACCGGCAGGTCGTCGAACAGCCCCTGCATCACGTCGGCCGGGACGGTCGGCCCCTCGACCAGTTCGAACACCCGTCCGGTGCGCTTCTCGTGGGCCGTGAGTATCTCGTCGATACGACCGGCGGGGTCGTCGATGCGGTCACCGTGGCCCGGCAGCAACTGGTCGTGGCCGGCCTCGCGAAAGCGCCCGAGCGAGTCGTTGTACCGCGGGAGGACGCGCGGCCGCGGTCGGCCGGACTCGGCCGGCGGCTGGAGCAGGGGGTTCGGCGTGATGTGCGCGAGAACGTTGTCCCCGACGACGGCGCGGTGCTGACCGTCGACCTCGAAGTCGAAGACGAGTTCGCCGGGGGCGTGGCCCTCCACGGCGTCGACGCCCAGCGTCGTCTCGCGGACGGTGACGTTGTCGCCGGCCGTCAGCGCGCGGTCCGTCTCCACGTCGGGCGCGTACGGCAGGAACGCGGTCGGCAGGTCGGTGACAGTCCGGGCGGTCTCGGCGGAGAGCCCACACCGCTCGAAGAACTCGCGGAAGAACCGCTGTTCGTACTCCAGCCGGCCGCCGAAGTCGGCCATGATGGCCGCGCCCGTCTCGCTGGCGAGGACGCGCGCACCCGCCTCCCGCAGCCGCGACGCGAGCCCGAAGTGGTCGGGATGCGGGTGGGTCACGAGCACCTGCTCGACGTCGCCCGGCACGAGATTCCTCGCCTCCAGACCATCCAGCAACGCCGACCAGGCCTCCTCGCTCTCGGGCCCGGGGTCGACGACCGTGCGGCCGGCGACGTACGCGTTGACCCGTCCTATCTGGAAGGGCGTCGGCACGGAAATCCGCGTGAACATGCCCCTTCCTACTGAGCCCCGCGCCATACAGTTTGTGTCACGGAGAGGCGGGCCGGGGCCCACCGGAGTGCCCCGAGGTACCTCCCCACAAGGTCTATATTTGTTGCCGCGTAATGGTCAGATATGAACAGACACTTCGAAGACACGAGATACTACCTGAAGCGGGCCGGCGAGACGGCGAAGCGGGGCATCGCCGAGGAACTGGAACCCCTCGAAGCGCGCGTCAGGAAGCTGACCGGGAAGGAGGGAGAACCGGACCCCGAGCGCCGCGACGAGCTGCGGGCCGAGCTCGCGGACCTGCAAGAGCGCGCCGAGGGCGAGGCGAAGAAAGCTATCGGCACCGCCAGGGAGAGGCTCCAGACGGTGCGCCGGGCCAGTTCAGGGTGACCGTCCGTTCGGGAAAGCAGAGCTTACCGTCCTTTCCACCAAATGAGAAAGCTTTCCATACCGGGACTCGTCGAAAGGAGTGGAAACCTTTTTATACACCCATGTAGCTTAGTCGGACCAATATGCCGAAGTTAACAGAGCGGCTTCCCAAGCATGCGTGGGCTGCGACCGGACTGCTGGCGGTGATTGCGGGGGCCGTGTTTTTCGTGCCGGTATCCGTCGGGACGGCGCTAGGATTGAGTTTCGAGCAGTTCTTTCTCGCGATGGGCGCAATCGAACTGACGTCGGCTATCGGCATCGGTGCAATCGTCGTCCACTACCGAACGACAGAGACCGAGGAGTCGGAGTCCGAGTGGCGATTCGACCCGTGAGTCCGACAGGCTCACAAGAAAATTCTTAAGTCCGGCGCGGGGGTAGCGCTTCTCGCGGGTCGGTGATCTAGTCCGGTTATGATACCTCCTTCACACGGAGGAAGTCGGCGGTTCAAATCCGCCCCGACCCATCCTGCGACGAACGAACGTGAGGAGCGGATGGGCTCGGCGGATTTGAACCCGGGAAGTCGGCGCAGTGATCGAAGCGAGCGAGCACGTCTTCACTCGGTTCAAATCCGCCGGGAGAGCAAACTCCCCGAGCCCTCGCTCACGGCGGTCGCGAGGACGCCCCGGTCCATCCGCTCACTGCCCATTTCTGAAGGAATCGTCCCGGTGCCATCTAGCAGAGGCTGTCAGTCTGTAGACGGGAGGTTAGAAGTCGAATCGCGAAAGTCAGACAGCTACGCGTAAAATGTCGGGGCTAGCGACGACCGCGGCCGCCCTTGCCGCCGGGGAAGGCCCCTGCGGCCGCCGTGGCCGCCTCCTCGTCGCAGTAGAACTCGACGAAGCTGAGGGCGAACTTGTCGGGCGCGGTGACGGTGACCATCCCGTCCGCGGCGGTGACTGCCTGGACCGTGGTGTCGCGGCCGGCCTTGACAACGGCGTAGAGCGTGCAGTACTCCGTGCCGAAGGTGGCGCTCATGGGCTCGTACATCTCGCCGTCCTTACTGGTGAAGGAGTCGGCAGCGTAGCTGACCAGCGAGCTGTCACCGGCTTCGAGGACGAAGTCGTACGCGACGCACTCGTCGTCGACCGTCTCGACGCAGTCGAACTCGTACTTCGCCAGACGGCCCTCGACGTCACACTCGGCACACTCGTCGCAGACCTCGCTCAGGATGCCCTGCAGCGTCGCGCCGATGGACTCGGCGTCGGTCTGGACGTAGTCGTCCTCGGAGGACGCCACCTGCTTCAGGAAGGCGTCGTTGACGCCGCCGCCGATACCGACGGCGATGATGCGAGTCCCGTCGCTCTTGGCGTCGGTCGCGACGCCCTCCGTCTCGTCTAACTCGGACTGGGTGATAGTCGCGTCAGTTCCGGTGGAGCCACCCGAGTACGTGTAGGTGTTCGCGCCGTCGCCCTCGGGGTCGAAATCGACGGTATCCGTCGGGACGTAGCCGGAGACGTTCCCGACCGTGCCGTCGGCTTCGTCTTCCGGCGGGGCGGCCGCGTCGCCGACGGTCCCGTTCTGGTAGTTCGGGCTGCCGTCGGTCAGGAGGATGATGACCTCCTTGCCGTCGCGTCCCTGGCCGTCGAGGATGTCGTCGGCGAAGTCCAGCGCGGCCGCCATGTGGGTCCCGTTCTCGTTCGGGGGAGCCACGGTCGGGACGACGGATTTCAGCGTCGGGCGGTTGTCGGTCCCGCCGTCCTGGGCGAGGAGGAGGTAGTCGCCGGTGCCGAAGTCGTAGGCCTTGGCGGTATCGCCGAAGGTGACGACGCCGAGCTGGTTGTCGTCGTTGAGGACGTCGATGAACGACTTCGCGCCGGTCTCGATGTCGTCCCAGAGGGCCGACCCGATGGACCCGGAGTAGTCCAGCGCGAGTACGATGTCGAGGTCGCCGCCGCAGGTCTCGATGCGGCCGTCGGTGTGCTCGTCGGCACGGGCGACGTTGGCGAAGCCGTACGTCCCGCCGACGAGGCTGAACGTACCGAGTGCGGCCGTCGAGCGGAGGACGGACCGGCGGCTGACTGGATAGTTCGCTGTCTCGGTGGTGTCTGTGGTGTGAGTCATGGTTGGTGTGCCCCGAACGCCAGGCTGCCGCTGGCAGTCGCTCCGTGGACGCAGGCCCGCGTCTCAGAACGCAGAGAAAGGCCCGCGCCAGAGTGACGCAATCGGTGCCGTCGGAGGCTACCACTATCTTGGCTCGTAGACAGTATCAGTATGCAGTCCGTGCCGAACGTTCGCGAGAACGGTTCAGAACCGTTCAAACCGGTGTACCTGGGCACCCGCACAGTGTCCACAGGAGTGATAAGTAGAGTCACAGAGACCGGGATTCCACCGACGGAACACACCTGACAGGTGAACGTGTCGTTCGACAGTCGCTCTCGCTGCAGAAGCGCTCGTTGGACGGCCCTCAGGACAGTCGAAAACGTCTCGGGACCACGACAGACCCAGCAGACGTCCGTCCAGACCAGGCTACTCCTCCTCGTCGCCCTCCTCGTCTGCCTGTGCCGCCTCGAAGCTCTCGACGGCCAGCTCGTATGTCTCCCGGAGGTCCGCGATGGGCGTCTCGGTGGCGTCGACGCGCAGGTCGTCGTAGAACGGGTCGGCCTCGCGGTCCTCCGTGGTGGTGACCTTCAGCGCGGCGGACTGGACGCGCAGTTCCTCGCGCTTGTCGCCGCCCTCGGCGTGACCGGCCGCCAGCGCGTCGATGAGGCGAGCGGCCAGCGGGGCGTCGCGTCCGCTGTCGGCGTAGGCCTCGGCGGTGGCGTCGACGACCGACTCGCCGGTGAGGAGGTTGCCGGCGACGGTGAACGTCTCCGCCTCGCGGTGGCCGTACCAGTCCTTGCACTCGTCGCCGGAGAAGGCGAACGTGCCCTCGGCGTCGACGCCGTGGAGCTGTCGCATCGGGGCCTCCTCGTCGGCGTTGAGCAGCGCAGAGAGGGCGTCTTCGACGGCGAGTCCGTCGGCGAGGTACTCAACGCCGCGCTCGCCGAGTTCGACGTTGACAAAGGACTGCGTCGCGACCGCGCCGTGCTCGTTCGCGAACGGGCAGAGCGTCCCGACAGCGGCCAGCCTGGTCGTCACGGCGACGCCGTAGCGGGTCTGGGCCCGGCCGTCCTCGTCCTCGTACTCCTCGCGGACGCAGATGCTGAATGTCACGCCCGTTGCGAGGGACGCCAGCACCAAAACTGGTAGGCCAGACGCGCCGGAGCCACGGCAGCGGGCGGGCGACCCTGGGCGGTCCCGGAAGGGCGGCAGTAGGGAGGGCTTACCGACCGCCTGGGAAGCGACGGCGAGACGGGCGGGACCGCTTCGATTGGTTCAAAGGGCCGGAGGGCCACGTCACAGCCGTGTCTCGTCGGGACCTGTTCGGCTCGCTGTGTGCGATGGTCTTCCTGGTGAACCTCGCTCGCGTGCTGTTCGCGCCGCTGGTCCAGCCGGCCGCCGCGGAGTTCGAGGTCTCGGCGGCCTCGCTGGGCGTCGTCACGAGCGCCGCGTGGCTCGGGAGCGCGGCACCGCGGCTGCCGACCGGCTACCTCCTGACGCGGGTACCCCGACATCACGTCGTCGCGGCGACTGGCGCGTCCCTCGTCGCCAGTTCCCTGTTCACTGCGGTCGCCGGGTCGGTGGCGCACCTGGCCGTGGGCGCGTTCCTGATGGGGCTGGCCAGCGGGAGCTACTTCATCGCGGCGAACCCGCTGGTCAGCGAACTGTTCCCCGACCGGGTCGGCAGCGCCATCGGAATCCACGGGATGTCCAGCCAGGTCGCGGCGGTCGCCGCGCCGCTTGCCGTCAGCGCCGTTTTGCTGGTCGGCGACTGGCGGCTGATGTTCTACGTCGTCGCCGCCGCGGCGGCCGCCGCGACGCTGGCGCTGGTCTGGGCGGCCCGCCGGACGACGCTCCCTGACGCGGGAACCGCCGACCGGAGCATCCTGGCGGCCGGCCGGGCGCAGTGGCCCATCATCCTCACCGGCATCGCCATCATCGGTGCGGCCGGGTTCCTCTGGAACGGCCTGTTCAACCTCTACGGCGACTACCTGGAGGTGGCGAAGAACATCGACCCGGGGACCGGACGGCTGTTGCTGTCGGCGATGTTCGCCGCGGGCGTGCCGGCTTTCTTCCTCACCGGCCGCCTCGCCGACCGGCTCCCGAACGTCCCGCTACTGCTGGGCATCGTCGGCTCGTTCGTGGCCTGCGTACTGGCGCTGACGGCCGTCGAGGGCATCCTGGCGGTCGCCGCGGTCAGTCTCGTCCTGGGCTACGTCATCCACTCGCTGTTCCCCGCCATCGACACCTACATGCTCTCGTCGCTGCCCGACCAGCACCGCGCGAGCGCCTACGCGCTGTTCTCGGCGTCGATGATGGTCGTCCAGGCGCTCGGCTCCGGGACTATCGGGACTGTCGTCGCCGGGGGGACGAGCTACGACGCCACTTTCCGGGTACTCGCGCTGGTGGTTGGGGGCGTCGTCACCGCCCTCTTTGGCCTCTACCGGGCGGGCCGCCTCCCGAGCGGTGGCGTGCCGGGCGAGACGCCGACGCCGGCGGAATCGCTCGATTAGGCGATGACAGACTCCAGCCACTCGACGAGGTCCTCGCCGCCGACGAACCCCTCCGCGCGGCGTCCGACCGGTTCGCCGTCGACGAAGGCCACGAGCAGGGGAACGCTCTGAACGTTGAACCGCTCGACGAGCGGCGGGTCGTCGCGGGGGTTGACGAGCGCGACAGCGACGTCGGTCGCCCGCGCGACGTTCCCGAGGACCGGTTCCATGCTGGCACAGATAGAACAGCCCTCGGTGTAGAACTCGACGAGGGCGTGGTCGTAGTTGTCGACGAAGGCGTCTAAATCCGCTTCGCCGGAGAGGTGTGTCGGACGGACCGACTCGGGGTCGTCTGCTGTCGTCATGTTGCGCGGTACGACCGGGGGAACCGTAAGCCTGCCGCGACATCCGCGCCGCGGAAAGCGGCCCCCTTTTTATTGCCCGTGGACGAAGTGGCGGACATGTACGAGCGCATTCTGGTGCCGACCGACGGGAGCGACGGCAGCGCACACGTCGCGCTCCAGGCCATCGACCTGGCCGAGCAGTACGGGGCCGAGATTCACAGCCTCTACGTCGTCAGCGACGACCTCCTCTCGATTCTGGAAGGCGGGAACCACGACGCGCTGGAGCGGGAAGGCGAACGTGCCGTCAGGAAGGTACAGTCAATCGCGGAGGCCCACGGCGTCGACGCGGTGACCGAACTCCGCGAGGGCGACCCGGCCGACACCATCCTCGACTACGCCACGGAAATCGACGCCGACCTCGTCGTCGCCGGCACCCACGGCCGCTCGGGCGTCCAGCGCCGCATCATCGGCAGCGTCGCCGAACGGCTGGTTCGCCACTCCGACTGTCCCGTGATGACGGTCCGCCTCCCGGAGACGGACGTGACCGTCGAGAACGCCGACCACGCGGAGGACCTGGCGACGAAGGCGCTCGTCGACGACGGCTACGAGGCCGCCGTGACGGGCGTCGACCGACAGTTGAGCGTCTGGGTCATCGAGGCCGAGACCGACGACCACTCCCTGGTCGTCTACGTCGACCCGGTGACCCAGCGCACGAGCGTCGTCGAACGGTCCTGACCGCCCCGACCCGCCGCGGGGGTACTCTGTTAGGTGCGGTCTTTGTATGACACCGCCGCCTCTGTCCAGCTATGAGTCAATGGACTGCCGCCGACATCCCCGACTGCGGCGAGAAGACGTTCGTCGTGACCGGCGCGAACAGCGGCCTCGGCTACGAGGCGACGAAGGCACTGACCCGGAAGGGCGCACGCGTCGTGATGGCCTGCCGGAGCATAGACCGCGGCCTCACGGCCGCCTACGACGTCCGCGACGAACTCCCCGACGGCACCGGCGGGAGCCTCCACGTCCGGCGCTGTGACCTCGCCTCGCTGTCCTCTATCGAGTCCTTCGCCGAGGGCGTCCGCGAGGACTTCGACGAACTGCACGTCCTCTGTAACAACGCCGGCGTGATGGCGATTCCCCGCAAGGAGACCGAGGACGGCTTCGAGATGCAACTGGGCGTGAACCACCTCGGCCACTTCGCGCTGACGGGGCACCTGCTTGACCTCCTGGTGGAGACGCCCGGCGAGACCCGCGTCGTCACCCACTCCAGCGGCGCACACACCGCCGGGAGCATCGACTTCGACGACCTGATGCGCGAACAGTCCTACAGCAAGTGGGAGGCCTACGGCCAGAGCAAACTGGCGAACCTCCTGTTCGCGTACGAACTCCAGCGGAAACTCGACGCCGCGGGCGTCACCGACACGAAAAGCGTCGCCTGCCACCCCGGCTGGGCCGCCACGAACCTCCAGTACCGCGGCCCCGAGGAGATGGGGTCGCGGGTCCGCTACGGGATGATGAAAGTCGCCAACGCCGTCGTTGCACAGTCCGCGGCCCAGGGCGCGCTGCCGCTCCTGTACGCGGC contains:
- a CDS encoding cob(I)yrinic acid a,c-diamide adenosyltransferase, with protein sequence MKIYTGRGDEGMTDLRNMDRVSKASGRIEAYGTVDEVNALVGVVRPTGYDDIDEKLRQVQNHLHIVQADFANPDPDEDDPVVRDEHVDAVEDWIDEWQEELDPLESFLLPSGSEPGAKLHHARAVCRRAERRAVAFASEEPSVNDAAIVYLNRLSDALFTVARVVNKREGVREESPTY
- a CDS encoding universal stress protein — translated: MYERILVPTDGSDGSAHVALQAIDLAEQYGAEIHSLYVVSDDLLSILEGGNHDALEREGERAVRKVQSIAEAHGVDAVTELREGDPADTILDYATEIDADLVVAGTHGRSGVQRRIIGSVAERLVRHSDCPVMTVRLPETDVTVENADHAEDLATKALVDDGYEAAVTGVDRQLSVWVIEAETDDHSLVVYVDPVTQRTSVVERS
- a CDS encoding oxidoreductase — protein: MSQWTAADIPDCGEKTFVVTGANSGLGYEATKALTRKGARVVMACRSIDRGLTAAYDVRDELPDGTGGSLHVRRCDLASLSSIESFAEGVREDFDELHVLCNNAGVMAIPRKETEDGFEMQLGVNHLGHFALTGHLLDLLVETPGETRVVTHSSGAHTAGSIDFDDLMREQSYSKWEAYGQSKLANLLFAYELQRKLDAAGVTDTKSVACHPGWAATNLQYRGPEEMGSRVRYGMMKVANAVVAQSAAQGALPLLYAATAPDVEGGAYYGPGGFQNMRGHPERQESSAASRDEDVAARLWDVSEDLTGVSYDVTALAPPA
- a CDS encoding thioredoxin family protein, giving the protein MTTADDPESVRPTHLSGEADLDAFVDNYDHALVEFYTEGCSICASMEPVLGNVARATDVAVALVNPRDDPPLVERFNVQSVPLLVAFVDGEPVGRRAEGFVGGEDLVEWLESVIA
- a CDS encoding DUF7553 family protein, which translates into the protein MNRHFEDTRYYLKRAGETAKRGIAEELEPLEARVRKLTGKEGEPDPERRDELRAELADLQERAEGEAKKAIGTARERLQTVRRASSG
- a CDS encoding DUF7521 family protein, which translates into the protein MSPHAITVPTAIVVMKTLTLILGGIITYLSYRAYSRTRAQSLRYLSIGFAVVTLGTLLAGIIDQLLQMELRVGLLVESVLITAGFAVIVYSLYVTE
- a CDS encoding DUF7521 family protein, producing MSQETAVVLVAAKTATVAFGGALTFLALRAYRRTGSSALQALTVGIGLLTAGALVGGALHQFVGLSLGLSVTIQSVCTAVGFAIMTYSLFTDVQQTESRSRSSARTGD
- a CDS encoding sodium:calcium antiporter: MLVEVALFLLGLAGLVVGADRAVTSAGDLALYYGVSPFFIGVTVISIGTSVPEMVTSIYAAYYGAGDIVVGNIVGSETAQITLAIAIVAFIAPVVAERRSVLVYGTAMLLAMIIMLLVLEDGFIGRSEGLLMMLAYVQFIYTLYTNEGGEEITEEVIEEPRTPRETLPWIAGGLVLVVVGGQLMVTNGVAIARIIGLPQYLVGLLTGLGTTMPEIVVAGIAAYEGRSGISIGSLLGSNITDPVFSLGIGAVFFDVTVANIDAIRPSLVYMLAVSVVVLALMYWQRGVDRRGAVLCLLLYLPSFALL
- a CDS encoding MBL fold metallo-hydrolase gives rise to the protein MFTRISVPTPFQIGRVNAYVAGRTVVDPGPESEEAWSALLDGLEARNLVPGDVEQVLVTHPHPDHFGLASRLREAGARVLASETGAAIMADFGGRLEYEQRFFREFFERCGLSAETARTVTDLPTAFLPYAPDVETDRALTAGDNVTVRETTLGVDAVEGHAPGELVFDFEVDGQHRAVVGDNVLAHITPNPLLQPPAESGRPRPRVLPRYNDSLGRFREAGHDQLLPGHGDRIDDPAGRIDEILTAHEKRTGRVFELVEGPTVPADVMQGLFDDLPVTEQFSGLSEAVGHLDVLEARGKVRQRESGDVVVYERAGD
- a CDS encoding vWA domain-containing protein is translated as MTHTTDTTETANYPVSRRSVLRSTAALGTFSLVGGTYGFANVARADEHTDGRIETCGGDLDIVLALDYSGSIGSALWDDIETGAKSFIDVLNDDNQLGVVTFGDTAKAYDFGTGDYLLLAQDGGTDNRPTLKSVVPTVAPPNENGTHMAAALDFADDILDGQGRDGKEVIILLTDGSPNYQNGTVGDAAAPPEDEADGTVGNVSGYVPTDTVDFDPEGDGANTYTYSGGSTGTDATITQSELDETEGVATDAKSDGTRIIAVGIGGGVNDAFLKQVASSEDDYVQTDAESIGATLQGILSEVCDECAECDVEGRLAKYEFDCVETVDDECVAYDFVLEAGDSSLVSYAADSFTSKDGEMYEPMSATFGTEYCTLYAVVKAGRDTTVQAVTAADGMVTVTAPDKFALSFVEFYCDEEAATAAAGAFPGGKGGRGRR
- a CDS encoding helix-turn-helix domain-containing protein, with protein sequence MVRDPFADEDIPDLQDVLDALDDPDCRAIVRALDEPMTADEISNRADVPLSTTYRKLDLLTEASLLEEGTEIRPDGQHASQYSVAFEEVVIGLADSREFEVEVTRQPRTADERLADLWSEVRKET
- a CDS encoding MFS transporter; this encodes MSRRDLFGSLCAMVFLVNLARVLFAPLVQPAAAEFEVSAASLGVVTSAAWLGSAAPRLPTGYLLTRVPRHHVVAATGASLVASSLFTAVAGSVAHLAVGAFLMGLASGSYFIAANPLVSELFPDRVGSAIGIHGMSSQVAAVAAPLAVSAVLLVGDWRLMFYVVAAAAAAATLALVWAARRTTLPDAGTADRSILAAGRAQWPIILTGIAIIGAAGFLWNGLFNLYGDYLEVAKNIDPGTGRLLLSAMFAAGVPAFFLTGRLADRLPNVPLLLGIVGSFVACVLALTAVEGILAVAAVSLVLGYVIHSLFPAIDTYMLSSLPDQHRASAYALFSASMMVVQALGSGTIGTVVAGGTSYDATFRVLALVVGGVVTALFGLYRAGRLPSGGVPGETPTPAESLD
- a CDS encoding DUF1028 domain-containing protein, with protein sequence MTFSICVREEYEDEDGRAQTRYGVAVTTRLAAVGTLCPFANEHGAVATQSFVNVELGERGVEYLADGLAVEDALSALLNADEEAPMRQLHGVDAEGTFAFSGDECKDWYGHREAETFTVAGNLLTGESVVDATAEAYADSGRDAPLAARLIDALAAGHAEGGDKREELRVQSAALKVTTTEDREADPFYDDLRVDATETPIADLRETYELAVESFEAAQADEEGDEEE